From Hypanus sabinus isolate sHypSab1 chromosome 32, sHypSab1.hap1, whole genome shotgun sequence, the proteins below share one genomic window:
- the LOC132384390 gene encoding ATP synthase-coupling factor 6, mitochondrial-like yields the protein MILQCLFRFSTALRSALSLQLQRNIGFTAIAFNETKDLDPIQKLVIDKIRDYDVKSKKAGGVVDADPEFQKNMEQEITKLQRLYGGGDLEKFPDFKFEEVSK from the coding sequence ATGATTCTCCAATGCCTTTTCCGGTTCTCCACGGCCCTGCGGTCTGCCCTTTCCCTTCAACTCCAGAGGAACATCGGCTTCACGGCCATTGCCTTCAACGAGACAAAGGATCTCGACCCCATCCAGAAGCTCGTCATTGATAAGATTCGCGACTATGACGTTAAAAGCAAGAAAGCAGGTGGCGTTGTTGATGCTGACCCAGAGTTTCAGAAGAACATGGAGCAGGAGATAACGAAGTTGCAGCGACTCTATGGTGGAGGAGATCTTGAGAAGTTCCCAGATTTTAAATTTGAGGAAGTCAGCAAGTGA
- the LOC132384414 gene encoding zinc finger protein 239-like yields the protein MAHQRIHTGERPFTCSDCGKGFTCSSKLKVHQRVHTGERPFTCSDCGKGFTQTSHLQRYQSVHTGERPFTCSDCGKGFTCSSKLKVHQRVHTRERPFTCTDCGKGFTSSSQLKLHQRVHTREFTLESSHARTVGRDSLVYLK from the coding sequence ATGgctcatcagcgaattcacaccggggagcggccattcacctgctcagactgtggaaagggattcacttgctcatctaaattgaaggtacatcagcgagttcacactggagagagaccatttacctgctcagactgtgggaagggattcactcagacaTCTCACCTACAGCgataccagtcagttcacactggggagaggccattcacctgctcagactgtgggaaaggattcacttgctcatctaaactgaaggtacatcagcgagttcacactagagagaggccattcacctgcacagactgtgggaagggattcacttcatcatctcaactgaagttacatcagcgagttcacactagagagTTCACACTAGAGAGTTCAcatgctcggactgtgggaagggattcacttgtttATCTAAAGTGA